TCAATTCTAATGTGAAGTATGTAAGAGGACCTAGTCTTTCAGTAGTGTGTCAACAGAGACATCATCAGCCCCGGGTATATGGATCATATGATATGGGTATACATAAAACATGCAATCGCAGTCGCAGTCAGCATGCCACACGACATGACTGTAAAAAAGGAACATCAGACATAAACATAAATATCAGCATCAGCATCAGCATAACTCGTAGCATCTCGAAAGTCAAGCAATCAAGCAACGAATGAATCCGAAATGAATatctgaaaaaaaaaaaaaaaaagtgcgAAGGGGCATTAAAATCATAAGCAACGAGTCGAGTCTTATCAGCTcgcaagaaagaaaagagaaaccGATCAGTAGCAATCAAATCCGCTACAGACATGGATACTGCGCTTTAGCAACTCTCTTCGACGCCCCGCGCTTGGGCACAGGGACGTGATGGTACGCGCGTAGATGCTCGAGCAAATGGTCTTTTCGAGGGAAGCCGTTGTGGCCTTTTCTTGAGCAGTCGGCAATGGGGCAGTCTTGGAATATGGGGTAGTGGACGCTGGTTTGGTGGCGTTTTAAATCGGCGGAGCGAGTGAATGATTTGCCGCAGTCAGAGCAGGGGAATGGTTTGTTTGATCTGGTGCGTTATGTTAGTTGTGTTGATAATTTGTGATTTGGGGGTTGGGGTGGCTTACTTGGGAAATGTGGTTTCGAAGGAAATGTCGTGACAGGGATCAGGGAAGAGTTGGACATCTTGGGGCGGCCATTGAACCGGTGGGGAAGACGATATCGATGATGCAGATGTTGCCAGAAAGGGGTCGAAGTATCCGCAGCCTGAGCCTGGAATCGGAATAGAGCTGACATAGGACGAGTTGGCGGCCGGGTATACGTCCTGGTATGCGTCCGCAAAGCCATATTGGCACTGACTCGGGGGAGGAGAGAATTCATAATCATAGGACGACTCGAAAGGAGACTGGCAGGGAAGGAATTCTAGTTCTTGCATCGGAGAGGAAGAGCACACGTCTGAATAAGTGAAGGAAGACTGTGTTGAAGCTTCGCTTCCCTGTGAGTACGAATGCTCCATTGGACAAGACAGACCAGGAGTCTGTGTCTAAATACGATTAGCTTTGCggtttattttcttttctttagaCAACTGGAAGACAACCATTGTGGAATGGGAAAACATCATGTTAGATTGGGTGTTGGATAAGTACAAGTCCATGGTCAGGTCAGTTGGGTTACTCGGTCGAGTAAGTTTCGTAAAACAAAGAAGGTAGAGCAAGGACCGTTGGCCATCGGGATGTCCGTCTTTATACGTACAAGAAGCAGGAGTCCTAATTCCGCACTGCATCATAGTCGCATCCCAAACGAAGCGGATCC
This region of Aspergillus chevalieri M1 DNA, chromosome 4, nearly complete sequence genomic DNA includes:
- a CDS encoding C2H2-type zinc finger protein (COG:S;~EggNog:ENOG410PTEP;~InterPro:IPR036236,IPR013087;~PFAM:PF00096), with amino-acid sequence MDLYLSNTQSNMMFSHSTMTQTPGLSCPMEHSYSQGSEASTQSSFTYSDVCSSSPMQELEFLPCQSPFESSYDYEFSPPPSQCQYGFADAYQDVYPAANSSYVSSIPIPGSGCGYFDPFLATSASSISSSPPVQWPPQDVQLFPDPCHDISFETTFPKSNKPFPCSDCGKSFTRSADLKRHQTSVHYPIFQDCPIADCSRKGHNGFPRKDHLLEHLRAYHHVPVPKRGASKRVAKAQYPCL